In Desulfomonile tiedjei DSM 6799, a genomic segment contains:
- a CDS encoding SMODS domain-containing nucleotidyltransferase, giving the protein MSVNSYLTDLASDLVLSAAEKASIATSIATLKTRLDSHFGSQVTGHFQFGSSTRGTILPRKADNNSDIDYMVVFASSPGSAKKPQTYLTNLKTFVEAKYSTSERAQSHPTIVLSLNHISFELVPALSNLFGYQIPSPASSWTEWMSTDPSRTNKDLQDKNINNNSQIKPLVRLVKYWNAKNAHPFNSFSIEKAIIDTLFYSCSSLKDYFYHFWSTASYSVDTAQYIKDKVDSAKKHAQKAKEYEDIGLAISAELEIKKIVPEL; this is encoded by the coding sequence ATGTCCGTTAATTCGTATCTCACTGATCTGGCGAGCGACCTTGTGCTCTCGGCGGCGGAAAAAGCAAGCATCGCCACGTCCATCGCCACATTGAAGACCAGACTCGATTCTCATTTCGGCTCTCAAGTGACTGGCCATTTTCAGTTTGGTTCGAGTACTAGAGGCACGATTCTCCCTCGCAAAGCCGATAACAATTCTGATATCGACTACATGGTGGTGTTCGCTTCATCTCCAGGGTCGGCTAAAAAGCCACAAACCTACCTGACTAACTTGAAAACATTCGTGGAGGCAAAGTACTCAACATCGGAAAGAGCCCAATCCCACCCGACTATTGTGTTATCTCTCAATCACATCAGTTTTGAACTAGTTCCTGCACTTTCAAATCTCTTTGGCTATCAAATTCCGTCGCCTGCGTCTTCATGGACCGAGTGGATGTCGACGGACCCATCTCGGACTAACAAAGATCTTCAAGACAAGAACATAAATAATAATTCCCAAATAAAACCGCTAGTCCGCCTCGTAAAATACTGGAACGCAAAAAATGCTCACCCATTCAACTCCTTCTCAATCGAAAAAGCTATAATAGATACACTTTTCTACTCGTGTTCATCCTTGAAGGATTATTTCTATCATTTCTGGTCAACCGCAAGCTACTCCGTGGACACAGCCCAGTATATCAAAGACAAGGTTGATAGCGCCAAGAAGCATGCCCAAAAAGCGAAGGAGTATGAGGACATCGGCTTGGCTATTTCGGCGGAATTAGAAATAAAGAAAATCGTGCCAGAGTTATGA
- a CDS encoding tyrosine-type recombinase/integrase, whose translation MSVIKRGKHYYIKFAPFGKEVWIRTEGKSKAMVKEIEENLRVACRSGDYRTLDPLSRETCIRMFRNQHWEFPESLVIDQLTRAPRQELTLWKSVEIFVNYPGIAECKALERYMFALNHIVAYFGKEAIMKNISIPQLRQYQIKRLKDRAAADTVNREFSTFSKLFGVLIESECVMSNPCRLVKRLSNKEGMRQVYLALADVKRIATRCPDWYQPVIWTGYYTGMRRGEILGLTWSKVNVAKRMIYLGPKDTKEGNWKRVPIHVNLVPIFEAALKVRILNSDLVFLMRDSKGIRPPSIEGAKNPWPRALEALGWSEPRPRFHDLRHTWRTNARRSGVDPQIAETILGHWWRGKKVNDRYGWISDEEFLAAIDKMSFDQGETKILTAR comes from the coding sequence ATGTCGGTGATTAAACGAGGCAAACATTACTATATAAAATTCGCTCCCTTCGGAAAGGAGGTGTGGATCAGAACCGAAGGGAAAAGCAAAGCTATGGTGAAAGAGATCGAGGAGAATTTGAGGGTTGCATGCCGATCCGGCGATTACCGGACACTGGATCCACTTTCACGAGAGACCTGCATCAGAATGTTTCGAAATCAGCACTGGGAATTTCCCGAGTCATTGGTAATCGATCAATTGACGAGGGCCCCCAGGCAGGAACTGACATTGTGGAAATCCGTTGAGATATTCGTTAACTATCCCGGAATTGCCGAATGCAAGGCATTGGAGAGATATATGTTCGCTCTGAACCACATCGTGGCCTATTTCGGGAAAGAAGCAATCATGAAGAATATTTCCATTCCACAGTTGCGACAATATCAGATTAAGCGCCTTAAAGACCGAGCAGCTGCTGATACGGTTAATCGCGAATTTTCCACATTTTCTAAACTATTCGGAGTGCTGATCGAATCCGAATGTGTCATGTCAAATCCATGCAGATTGGTGAAACGGCTGAGCAACAAAGAGGGCATGCGACAAGTATATTTGGCTCTAGCCGACGTCAAGCGAATCGCAACTCGATGTCCTGATTGGTATCAACCTGTCATATGGACCGGCTATTATACCGGTATGAGACGAGGCGAAATCCTCGGACTTACTTGGTCGAAGGTCAATGTAGCGAAGCGGATGATTTATTTGGGACCCAAGGATACGAAGGAAGGTAACTGGAAGCGAGTCCCAATACATGTGAATCTGGTTCCTATTTTTGAGGCAGCATTGAAGGTGCGGATTCTGAACAGTGATCTTGTGTTTCTCATGAGGGATTCCAAAGGTATTCGGCCTCCCTCCATAGAAGGGGCCAAGAATCCATGGCCTCGAGCTTTGGAGGCATTGGGCTGGTCTGAGCCGCGGCCGAGATTCCATGACCTTCGCCATACGTGGCGCACCAATGCTCGAAGATCCGGAGTGGATCCTCAGATCGCTGAAACTATACTCGGGCACTGGTGGAGGGGAAAGAAGGTCAATGATCGATACGGATGGATATCGGATGAAGAATTCCTTGCCGCAATTGACAAGATGTCCTTCGATCAAGGTGAAACCAAGATCCTGACTGCACGGTGA
- a CDS encoding helix-turn-helix domain-containing protein, whose product MSDLLTPKEVADRLKISVGKVHDLCRQRKLSCVQVNARVRRFTEKQVEDFIQSQTVEFLNTPRGAVVRRPAGMLPFTPEKRGESSESPGADESDPKKIGKEIRSLCR is encoded by the coding sequence ATGAGCGATCTCTTAACGCCTAAAGAAGTGGCTGACAGGCTGAAAATCTCAGTTGGCAAGGTGCACGATTTGTGCCGTCAACGAAAACTGAGTTGCGTTCAAGTGAATGCTCGGGTGAGACGCTTTACGGAAAAACAAGTAGAGGATTTCATACAGAGTCAAACAGTCGAATTTCTGAATACCCCGAGAGGTGCCGTTGTCAGAAGACCGGCAGGCATGTTACCCTTTACCCCTGAAAAGCGGGGTGAATCGAGCGAATCACCGGGGGCTGATGAATCTGATCCCAAGAAGATTGGAAAGGAGATCAGATCGTTATGTCGGTGA
- a CDS encoding DNA primase — MADLEYSPEDVKREIPFRELFRRLYPNHYREGKNSLCPFHEDTNPSFQLNDDYGYCHAEKRQFSIFDIWMIRYSVDFRTAIRQLAGKAEIGIRLPGKNRKKPPEKQETRYIYRDAAGNPLHATFRYSGKKFRQFRTDSKDGWLPGLKDTQLVLYNLPEIIDANTIIMCEGERDCDSVTQQLGLTATTNPMGAGKWSKLVSEHRIHEPLKNKHVIVLSDNDRPGKQHATEVANSVIGFAASVKKVDLKKIWPDLPEKGDISDVIEFLGPDKAKESLLALAKDTPELNSPIALVDNSPTGNVGESHSIDSIKSFIESLPSDIDHLDLARDLEPILTSLSRMPSPQIEAILGGLIKTKFHLSSDEVSAYRKQISQKAKIKSELSEQDGEGARCIALAPNLVDVAVRETKTVFLLLRGKELAICAELNLDGLLYVPPPVEYLPQPIPSATSVLRIWRGGQQNPSIEDAALYDDLKEYFHATSDLPLEAHYDLLAAFVLHTYLLELANYSPVICFVADAERGKSRTGKALCYVCYRALHTISLQDAYLLRHAKHLRGTIFFDMRDISGVARKTGKEDILLGRFEKGIRVPRVTHPENGPFGDTQYFEVFGPTIIASNESVDRILGSRCIEINMKLSDRIFNEDVTPETALELKERCLVFRARHMNDKPERIAKITAGRLGDIVRPLHQIIRCVKPNRESLFIEFVKKIARERQSDKSDSVQGKIIRAIFLIQATQETSQNPIIKNRLLPVKAITEKINEGASENYWMTPHRVGKICKELGFERGTLHGGCSAIICDEDQIARLARAYGIHEISPLSPKSDHEGQ; from the coding sequence ATGGCCGATTTAGAGTATTCTCCCGAAGATGTCAAGCGAGAAATTCCCTTCAGGGAACTCTTCCGAAGGCTTTACCCCAATCATTACCGGGAGGGCAAAAATTCGCTTTGTCCCTTTCATGAAGACACGAATCCCTCATTCCAGCTCAATGACGATTACGGATACTGTCACGCAGAAAAGAGACAGTTCTCGATCTTCGACATCTGGATGATACGATATTCAGTCGATTTTCGTACCGCAATTCGGCAGCTCGCAGGGAAGGCAGAGATTGGAATTCGCTTGCCGGGGAAAAACCGGAAGAAGCCGCCGGAGAAACAGGAGACACGGTACATATATCGAGATGCCGCAGGAAATCCGCTCCATGCTACTTTCCGGTATAGCGGAAAGAAATTCAGGCAATTCCGGACTGACTCAAAAGATGGCTGGCTGCCAGGTTTGAAAGACACTCAGCTCGTATTATACAACCTACCTGAAATCATCGACGCGAATACGATTATCATGTGCGAAGGAGAGCGAGACTGTGATTCCGTTACACAGCAGCTCGGACTGACAGCTACCACCAACCCTATGGGGGCAGGCAAGTGGTCCAAATTGGTAAGCGAGCACCGCATACATGAACCACTGAAAAATAAACACGTCATCGTTCTATCGGATAACGATCGGCCCGGAAAACAACATGCGACTGAAGTGGCAAATAGTGTAATCGGTTTTGCTGCTTCCGTAAAAAAGGTTGATCTCAAGAAGATCTGGCCGGATCTGCCCGAAAAGGGAGACATTTCAGATGTGATTGAATTTCTAGGGCCGGACAAGGCAAAAGAGTCCCTCTTGGCATTAGCCAAAGATACGCCTGAATTGAACAGCCCCATCGCTCTTGTGGATAATTCTCCGACCGGGAATGTCGGCGAAAGCCATTCCATCGACTCGATCAAGTCATTTATAGAATCACTTCCCAGCGACATCGACCATCTCGATCTTGCCCGCGATTTGGAGCCTATTTTGACCTCACTGTCACGAATGCCTTCGCCGCAGATTGAAGCGATTCTCGGTGGTCTCATCAAAACCAAGTTCCATTTGAGCAGCGATGAAGTATCTGCATACCGGAAGCAAATAAGTCAAAAAGCGAAGATCAAATCGGAATTGTCGGAGCAGGACGGGGAAGGGGCGCGGTGCATCGCTTTGGCGCCGAATCTGGTTGATGTTGCAGTCCGGGAGACTAAGACCGTCTTTCTGTTGCTCAGAGGGAAAGAGCTTGCGATCTGCGCTGAACTCAATCTCGACGGTCTACTGTATGTTCCACCTCCAGTGGAATACTTACCGCAACCGATCCCATCAGCCACATCAGTCTTGAGAATATGGAGAGGAGGCCAACAAAACCCATCGATTGAAGACGCTGCTCTATACGATGACCTGAAAGAATATTTTCATGCGACCAGCGACTTACCATTAGAGGCTCACTACGATCTATTGGCAGCTTTCGTACTACACACGTACTTGCTCGAACTAGCCAACTACTCACCTGTAATTTGTTTCGTTGCAGACGCTGAACGTGGAAAGAGCAGGACCGGCAAGGCTCTGTGTTACGTCTGCTATCGAGCCCTCCACACCATCAGCCTCCAAGATGCATATCTCCTGAGACACGCAAAACATCTCAGGGGAACAATATTTTTCGATATGCGGGATATCTCGGGAGTCGCGAGAAAGACCGGCAAAGAAGACATACTTCTTGGAAGGTTTGAGAAGGGGATTCGGGTTCCTCGCGTCACCCATCCGGAGAACGGACCTTTTGGAGACACGCAATACTTTGAGGTATTCGGGCCTACTATCATCGCAAGCAACGAATCGGTAGATCGAATCCTCGGATCCCGATGTATCGAGATCAACATGAAACTGTCTGATCGAATCTTCAATGAGGATGTTACGCCGGAAACTGCATTGGAATTGAAGGAGCGTTGTCTTGTTTTTCGTGCCCGCCACATGAACGATAAACCAGAGCGCATTGCCAAAATAACTGCAGGACGCCTGGGAGACATAGTGAGGCCTCTCCATCAGATCATCCGATGCGTGAAGCCGAACCGGGAATCCCTGTTCATTGAATTTGTGAAGAAGATCGCCCGCGAACGGCAGTCGGATAAATCAGATTCTGTCCAGGGAAAGATCATACGAGCAATTTTTCTCATTCAAGCAACTCAGGAGACTTCTCAGAATCCCATCATCAAGAATCGGCTCCTGCCCGTAAAGGCGATTACTGAAAAGATCAATGAAGGGGCTTCCGAAAACTATTGGATGACTCCCCATCGTGTGGGAAAGATCTGCAAAGAACTCGGATTCGAGCGTGGAACTTTGCACGGAGGTTGCTCGGCGATCATCTGTGACGAGGATCAAATAGCCCGGCTTGCTCGGGCATATGGTATCCACGAAATCTCACCATTGTCACCAAAGAGCGACCACGAGGGCCAGTAG
- the tnpC gene encoding IS66 family transposase has translation MGINGCPVCLEKQRCIDELKEKIQSLEAKLRYQERKAQEGYFGSSTPSSKIPIKRNSEQKEKKPKGARQGHKGSGRKSHECEFDYAVEVEAPDICPECGGILEKKGVEERSVLDTPSQKPERIVFRLPKRYCYRCERTFTPQTPGVLPKSLYGNQLIANAMTMYYFYGLPMGRICEQTGVSEGSLMEVYHRMGRLFERVPQKLIEEYRQAPVKHADETSWRTDGKNGYVWLFATPDLSIFQFGKSRSSQVAHAVLGKDRLPGVLVVDRYRGYKKAPCEIQYCYAHLLRDVQDLEKEFPEEAEVSTFVAVVAPLLALAQGLRSQPITDKQFYRRAAKLRTEIKAAMERPARHMGIRRIQGIFRENEERLYHWARDRTIPAENNLAERDLRPTVVARKVSYGSISDNGAKTRSILTTVLTTLKKRGNDPAEQMKKTLDQLATNLKLDPYELLFQRNGPQE, from the coding sequence ATGGGCATAAACGGTTGTCCGGTTTGTTTGGAAAAACAGCGTTGCATTGACGAGTTAAAAGAAAAGATCCAGAGCCTGGAGGCTAAACTGCGCTATCAAGAGCGCAAGGCTCAAGAAGGATACTTCGGCTCTTCCACTCCCTCATCCAAAATACCAATCAAGAGGAACAGTGAACAGAAGGAGAAAAAGCCCAAAGGTGCGCGGCAGGGACACAAAGGTTCCGGTCGCAAGAGCCACGAGTGCGAGTTTGATTATGCGGTAGAAGTGGAGGCTCCAGATATCTGTCCCGAATGCGGGGGTATTCTTGAAAAGAAAGGGGTGGAAGAGAGGAGTGTCCTGGATACGCCTTCTCAAAAACCCGAACGAATAGTATTTCGCTTACCCAAAAGGTATTGTTATCGTTGTGAACGCACGTTTACTCCCCAGACTCCCGGGGTGCTTCCCAAGAGTCTTTACGGAAATCAACTCATTGCCAATGCCATGACGATGTATTACTTCTATGGTCTTCCCATGGGACGAATCTGTGAACAGACTGGAGTAAGCGAAGGAAGCCTGATGGAGGTATATCATCGAATGGGGCGACTTTTTGAAAGAGTTCCCCAGAAGCTCATTGAAGAATATCGACAAGCTCCTGTGAAACACGCAGATGAGACGAGCTGGCGCACTGACGGCAAGAACGGATACGTTTGGCTCTTCGCCACTCCCGATTTGAGCATTTTCCAATTTGGCAAGAGTCGCTCGTCCCAAGTAGCTCATGCAGTCCTCGGCAAAGATCGGCTACCGGGCGTTTTGGTTGTGGATCGTTACCGCGGCTACAAGAAAGCTCCATGTGAGATTCAATATTGTTACGCTCACCTTCTGCGAGATGTCCAGGATTTGGAAAAAGAGTTTCCCGAAGAAGCAGAGGTCTCAACTTTTGTGGCTGTTGTGGCTCCTTTACTTGCACTCGCTCAGGGACTTCGCAGCCAACCGATTACGGATAAGCAATTCTATCGTCGAGCGGCTAAGCTTCGGACTGAAATTAAGGCCGCAATGGAACGACCGGCCCGCCATATGGGCATTCGCCGGATCCAAGGTATCTTCCGTGAAAATGAAGAGAGGCTCTATCACTGGGCTCGAGACCGAACGATTCCGGCAGAAAACAATTTAGCCGAAAGAGATCTGAGACCCACTGTTGTGGCAAGGAAGGTCAGCTATGGATCTATTTCTGATAACGGAGCCAAGACGCGCAGTATTCTCACAACCGTCCTCACCACCCTCAAGAAACGAGGTAACGACCCTGCAGAACAGATGAAGAAAACTCTCGATCAATTAGCAACGAATCTTAAGCTGGACCCCTATGAACTCCTCTTTCAAAGAAACGGCCCTCAAGAATAG
- a CDS encoding ankyrin repeat domain-containing protein: MKIPRIRSILKWVAALAIVLVLGLALLVWIMIPTPPVDRQLVWAARDGDLPLIKKLLDKGANVDSAYRAIPLASGNGHLEIVKLLLDHVSEIDHHWVNRYGGHALTAAACRGHTAIVELLIEKGAQVDATYRSGLTALMEVSARGHLEMVRLLLSKGADVNAQTAYDATPLKKAAESGHAEVVRLLLDKGVDVNAKLKDGSTALMWAAISGHIDVVNLLLEKGADVHSKADDESTALMWAAVTNHSDLVTLLKGYGAELALPTAAMLGDQTEVQRLVQSGVDVNKQDSDGWTPLMYAAQKGHLEVVKLLLEKGADPNIRRKDGSTAFMDAIGSAQVDTIRLLLDKGADASVDRKMPRGEKMTPLAHAAMYDQPEILKLIKTHTTEE; encoded by the coding sequence ATGAAAATTCCACGCATTCGCTCGATCCTAAAGTGGGTGGCCGCTCTTGCGATAGTCCTAGTCTTGGGACTGGCCCTGCTGGTTTGGATCATGATACCCACGCCTCCCGTTGACCGACAACTGGTATGGGCAGCAAGAGACGGAGATCTCCCACTCATCAAGAAACTTCTGGACAAAGGTGCTAACGTTGATTCTGCGTATCGAGCCATCCCGTTAGCCTCAGGCAATGGACACTTGGAAATTGTCAAGCTTCTCCTCGATCATGTGTCTGAGATCGATCATCATTGGGTAAACAGATACGGCGGACATGCCCTTACCGCGGCAGCTTGCAGAGGCCACACCGCTATAGTGGAATTGCTCATCGAAAAGGGCGCGCAAGTCGATGCAACATATCGAAGCGGCCTAACGGCATTGATGGAAGTTTCTGCGAGAGGTCACCTGGAAATGGTTAGGTTGCTGCTCTCCAAAGGTGCTGATGTGAATGCGCAGACGGCCTATGATGCGACACCTCTGAAGAAGGCTGCGGAGTCTGGACACGCCGAAGTGGTGAGACTCCTTTTAGACAAAGGAGTCGATGTGAATGCGAAGCTCAAGGACGGGTCCACTGCGTTGATGTGGGCTGCCATTTCCGGCCACATCGATGTGGTGAATCTGCTCCTGGAAAAAGGAGCTGATGTGCATTCAAAGGCTGACGATGAGTCCACTGCGCTCATGTGGGCCGCAGTTACGAATCACTCCGATCTGGTGACACTCCTCAAGGGCTATGGAGCCGAACTTGCGCTGCCGACCGCCGCCATGCTGGGCGACCAGACGGAAGTGCAAAGGCTTGTCCAATCGGGAGTTGATGTGAATAAACAGGATAGTGATGGCTGGACACCTCTCATGTATGCTGCTCAAAAGGGGCACCTCGAAGTCGTAAAGCTGCTTTTGGAAAAAGGCGCTGATCCCAATATCAGACGCAAGGATGGTTCTACAGCGTTCATGGACGCTATCGGCAGTGCGCAGGTGGATACCATTCGACTCCTCCTGGACAAAGGTGCTGATGCAAGCGTAGATCGCAAAATGCCAAGAGGGGAGAAGATGACGCCACTCGCGCATGCCGCCATGTATGACCAACCAGAGATATTGAAACTGATCAAAACACACACGACTGAGGAATAG
- the tnpC gene encoding IS66 family transposase: protein MSINGCPVCLEKQRCIDELKEKIQSLEAKLRYQERKAQEGYFGSSTPSSKIPIKRNSEQKEKKPKGARQGHKGSGRKSHECEFDYAVEVEAPDICPECGGILEKKGVEERSVLYTPSQKPERIVFRLPKRYCYRCERTFTPQTPGVLPKSLYGNQLIANAMTMYYLYGLPMGRICEQTGVSEGSLMEVYHRMGRLFERIPQKLIEEYRQAPVKHADETSWRTDGKNGYVWLFATPDLSIFQFGKSRSSQVVHAVLGKDRLPGVLVVDRYRGYKKAPCEIQYCYAHLLRDVQDLEKEFPEEAEVSTFVAVVAPLLALAQGLRSQPITDKQFYRRAAKLRTEIKAAMERPARHMGIRRIQDIFRENEERLYHWARDRTIPAENNLAERDLRPSVVARKVSYGSISDNGAKTRSILTTVLTTLKKRGNDPAEQMKKTLDQLATNLKLDPYELLFQRNGPQE, encoded by the coding sequence ATGAGCATAAACGGTTGTCCGGTTTGTTTGGAAAAACAGCGTTGCATTGACGAGTTAAAAGAAAAGATCCAGAGCCTGGAGGCTAAACTGCGCTATCAAGAGCGCAAGGCTCAAGAAGGATACTTCGGCTCTTCCACTCCCTCATCCAAAATACCAATCAAGAGGAACAGTGAACAGAAGGAGAAAAAGCCCAAAGGTGCGCGGCAGGGACACAAAGGTTCCGGTCGCAAGAGCCACGAGTGCGAGTTTGATTATGCGGTAGAAGTGGAGGCTCCAGATATCTGTCCCGAATGCGGGGGTATTCTTGAAAAGAAAGGGGTGGAAGAGAGGAGTGTCCTGTATACGCCTTCTCAAAAACCCGAACGAATAGTATTTCGCTTACCCAAAAGGTATTGTTATCGTTGTGAACGCACGTTTACCCCCCAGACTCCCGGAGTGCTTCCCAAGAGTCTTTACGGAAATCAACTCATTGCCAATGCCATGACGATGTATTACCTCTATGGTCTTCCCATGGGACGGATCTGTGAACAGACCGGAGTAAGCGAAGGAAGCCTGATGGAGGTATACCATCGAATGGGGCGACTTTTTGAAAGAATTCCTCAAAAGCTCATTGAAGAATATCGACAAGCTCCTGTGAAGCACGCAGATGAGACGAGCTGGCGCACTGACGGCAAGAACGGATACGTTTGGCTCTTCGCCACTCCCGATTTGAGCATTTTCCAATTTGGCAAGAGTCGCTCGTCCCAAGTAGTTCATGCAGTCCTCGGCAAAGATCGGCTACCGGGCGTTTTGGTTGTGGATCGTTACCGCGGCTACAAGAAAGCTCCATGTGAGATTCAATATTGTTACGCTCACCTTCTGCGAGATGTCCAGGATTTGGAAAAAGAGTTTCCCGAAGAAGCAGAGGTCTCAACTTTTGTGGCTGTTGTGGCTCCTTTACTTGCACTCGCTCAGGGACTTCGCAGCCAACCGATTACGGATAAGCAATTCTATCGTCGAGCGGCTAAGCTTCGGACTGAAATTAAGGCCGCTATGGAGCGACCGGCCCGCCATATGGGTATTCGCCGGATTCAAGATATCTTCCGTGAAAATGAAGAGAGGCTTTATCACTGGGCTCGAGACCGAACGATTCCGGCAGAAAACAATTTAGCCGAAAGAGATCTGAGACCCTCTGTTGTGGCAAGGAAGGTCAGCTATGGATCTATTTCTGATAACGGAGCCAAGACGCGCAGTATTCTCACAACCGTCCTCACCACCCTCAAGAAACGAGGTAACGACCCTGCAGAACAGATGAAGAAAACTCTCGATCAATTAGCAACGAATCTTAAGCTGGACCCCTATGAACTCCTCTTTCAAAGAAACGGCCCTCAAGAATAG
- a CDS encoding ankyrin repeat domain-containing protein: MMTKRNPLMIKLCFIVFLSLSLLSWTVTAQPTPPLDQQLVEAATVGDIAKVKTLIDKGAPVDSKRSDGRTALMQAASAGHVEIVKLFAAKGANVNARDSSGNTALSLAASSGHVEIARQLKRHGAQARLIDAVRLEDVKDVQHLIKRGVDINAKGAHDRTALMEAALSGNFQIVNLLIQSGAQINVKDLSGNTAVNLAILRGHKAVAELLRERGATLTLADAAELGDLHALQGLIKEGLAVDTRRGVLRDITPLMIGAKHGNLEIVKVLTEQGADVNARSSSGFTVLMFAVRGGNVSIVKLLLEQGADDSAQTDMGETALDLAAETGNLNMLRLLLKKDSHYSRALSAAAQKGHLDAVKLLIDQGADVNAGDELGQTPLMTAAGSGQLEAVKLLIEEGALVNNRNEDGKTPLMYAAEHGNLKIVRFLMEKGADCSAKTEDAQTVLMFAAKSGDSEVMKLVTGKDLNVDAKTSSGRTIMMYAAEGGNLEIVKLLVDKGIDINDKDQEGWTALMSAAQGGNLEIVELLLDKGADINASAEGWTALRVARAADRANVVQLLKQRGAN, encoded by the coding sequence ATGATGACAAAACGCAATCCGCTCATGATCAAGCTATGCTTCATAGTATTTCTTAGTCTATCACTTCTCTCGTGGACAGTGACGGCACAGCCAACGCCTCCTCTTGACCAACAGCTCGTGGAAGCAGCGACGGTTGGAGATATTGCGAAAGTCAAAACTCTTATTGACAAAGGCGCTCCTGTTGACTCCAAGCGCTCTGACGGACGGACTGCCCTGATGCAGGCTGCCTCGGCCGGCCACGTTGAAATAGTGAAACTATTCGCTGCAAAGGGCGCTAATGTCAATGCAAGAGATAGTTCGGGCAATACGGCCTTGAGCTTAGCCGCCAGTTCAGGCCACGTTGAAATCGCACGACAACTCAAGAGGCATGGAGCCCAAGCGAGGCTAATTGATGCAGTCAGATTAGAAGATGTGAAGGATGTTCAACATCTTATAAAAAGGGGCGTTGATATCAATGCCAAAGGCGCTCACGATAGAACGGCTCTCATGGAAGCCGCTCTGTCTGGCAACTTTCAAATTGTGAATCTTCTGATTCAAAGCGGTGCTCAAATCAACGTCAAGGATCTTTCGGGCAACACCGCGGTGAACCTGGCTATTCTTCGCGGCCACAAGGCAGTAGCAGAGTTGCTCAGAGAGAGGGGCGCCACATTGACCCTAGCCGATGCGGCTGAACTGGGGGATCTTCATGCGCTACAGGGCCTTATTAAGGAGGGCCTCGCTGTTGACACTCGCAGAGGTGTCTTGAGAGACATAACCCCACTCATGATTGGCGCAAAACACGGCAATTTGGAAATCGTGAAGGTACTCACGGAACAAGGCGCGGACGTGAATGCCAGGTCTTCCAGCGGATTCACAGTGCTCATGTTTGCAGTCCGAGGTGGAAACGTCAGCATCGTGAAGCTGCTCCTGGAACAAGGGGCGGATGACAGCGCTCAGACGGACATGGGAGAGACAGCACTGGACTTGGCTGCCGAGACCGGCAATCTGAATATGTTGAGGCTGCTGCTCAAAAAAGACAGTCACTATTCGCGTGCGTTAAGCGCTGCTGCTCAAAAGGGCCACTTAGATGCCGTAAAGCTGCTCATCGATCAAGGCGCCGATGTTAACGCTGGTGACGAACTCGGCCAAACTCCCCTGATGACAGCCGCTGGCTCAGGTCAGCTTGAAGCGGTAAAGCTTCTCATTGAAGAAGGTGCACTGGTCAATAACCGGAATGAAGATGGGAAAACACCCCTAATGTACGCCGCGGAACATGGCAATTTGAAGATTGTGAGATTCCTCATGGAGAAAGGAGCCGACTGCAGTGCTAAAACAGAAGATGCGCAGACGGTTCTGATGTTTGCTGCCAAAAGTGGCGATAGTGAAGTGATGAAGCTGGTTACAGGGAAGGACCTCAATGTGGATGCTAAAACCAGCTCTGGCCGCACAATCATGATGTATGCTGCTGAAGGTGGGAATCTAGAAATTGTCAAGTTGTTAGTGGACAAGGGGATAGACATCAACGACAAGGACCAAGAAGGCTGGACTGCTCTCATGTCTGCGGCTCAAGGCGGCAATCTGGAAATCGTCGAATTACTCCTTGACAAAGGAGCCGATATTAATGCAAGCGCAGAGGGTTGGACAGCTTTGCGTGTCGCTCGGGCTGCTGATCGGGCCAACGTGGTCCAACTCTTGAAACAGCGCGGAGCAAATTGA